atcatGCGTCACTAAAAAGAATTACATATTTTATGGTATTAGCAATAAACGCCGAAATTGTACACTATAACAAGAAGCGATAAAATTTGTAACtcctgttttttattattgaaaatgtTCTAAAGATAACGTTACTCATTGAAAATGTTAGCCTTTTATAGAGCGGTAATTTTTGTTcagtttttagatttattaaatGATGCCCATTGTTCTATACCTACTTTATcagtcaacaaaagtaagtAATTCTTAAATGTAGTGGAGACATGTGACACTCGTAATAAGAATTGTCTAATTTGCGAAACAAAACAGAGCTTTCTGGCCAGCGAGTTGCGAGAATGGCCTATACCATACCTATCCATGATTTTTTTGGTCTAATGTAAATAGATACGACCTCTTTACTCACTATAGttcattcaggataacattggactctagaaggtcacagaagaagaggTTCTAagcattttttgtgaagtcgtaataatgatgatgatgatgaataaaggAAGTAATAAattgaagtcataattttgtttactttgtaagtagattaatacgtaatgtacttacaaaataacacaatattacctatacgtaattttctacataatattaattcgatttatatttatacataattaataaCTATGTTTCatggactcatccgctctcattccctgtttaaaaagcaagcaagcaagcgccagcttttttcaattccaaatttcatcaaatttgttgcagtgctttagttgtgaaaagttaactattcgtatatgattaagggtcatcacattttgatccaaactggcgattaaaagctataaataatgtacagaatatttcttgagtcagcaatattataaacgttccgtttcttaaagaatgttctttacctctgcctctttaggtattttataggaagacgtttctgtttttaacaaaatagaaaaagttttttattgtatttaaattattatatgaaaaatagcaaagttaatctcactaatattcattataattgcgaaagattgttagtctgtatgtttgtttgttacctaccacttcacgtcataaccgctgaaccgatttaggtgaaattcggtatacagatagtacaagtcccggggaaggacatagaaaagtttttatcccggaaaattgcagagCTACCGCTAATAAAcgattctacgtgaacggagtcgcgggcaacagttaattaatgaataattgaaaccaatattgacgtcttcgctattttaattagaattaagtttagaccgtatactaaaaaaatgcaatttatgaaatgacttcctaaagcgtgcattataaagaacctattttccttctgtccattcctatattgaacagactgtaggcATCTGTAAATTTTCACTATCTTCGGGTGtgatatattaaaatatttaagtagtgggttagtctcacttcgtctaaaaagcaactggtctatgtagcatgtggtctaaaaagcagctggtctaagtagctagtggtctataaggcaactggtctaagagcaagtggtctataaggtaACTGgtttaagtagcaagtggtctaaaacgcAACTGGAAGCTGGTCTTAAACGCTTTTCGCCTAAaacgcaactggtctaaaaatacAACTCGTCTATAACGCTACTCGTCTAAAACGCTTCTCGTCTAAAATGCAACCGGTCTAAACACAAATTAGTCTCCCTATACTCACTACCATACGTACGAAATCTTTTTGAGTAGGTTTCATTACGActtcacactaatattataaatgcaaaacttTGTTTGTTCGTTACAATCACGCGTAAACAGCTGAACGGAATTTGCTAAAATTTTGCACGCAGGTAGGTCGGTGCAAAATTTCAGTGTGTGTCTTCTAGGATAGgacatagaatatttttatcccggtaaagtgttcctgtgggataaaattaaattaacttacaaCATCAAAAATCAAGTGGAGTCAAACTGCAGGcggaataaacaataaaatacacgtaataaagtttgaattttagATTGCTTGCTGGCATGCATACTTATGTGTGATAGTCTGATAGGATAGCTTCTACTCGAAATATGATTTCCAATAAATCCTGCAGTTTTCGTTTTTAGTTTGATAACCAGGGTGGAAGGTGAACCATcccacctgagatatttctggcgcaaATAGTTCGAGGGTAAAATGGGTATACTTAATTTTACCCGAGTTaaacattctacttttcatttcgactgtgaggaaaataaatttacagaattataatgtattatgaatatgatataaattaataattacttagttactaatgaaaatatagtaagataattaaaaaataataatgaattaaacaAGTATccacttagaccagctgctttatagactacttgctacttagaccagctgctttatagaccacttgataattagaccagttgccttatagaccacttgctacttagactagctgctttatagaccacttgctaattggaccagctttcttatagaccacttgctacttagaccagttgctttaagaccacttgctacttagaccagttgccttatagaccactggctacttagaccagctgctttttagaccacatgctacatagacctgttgctttttagacgaagtgagactaaccctTTATAACGTACTTGTATGagcattgctatacagcgaggaaatgctgctaGTATATGATTGTATATGGACCCATGCCGCGGGAATGCTTcttgtacctacattttatgtAGTATTAGTTTGGTTATCactttttctttattatatttacgTAGTTAATCATTGATTAGGTTCTTACTTATTGTCAACATTTTACagatgtatatatatatgtacatatattttttaaatattaataaactatGTGCCAATTATGTagctgtaggtaggtaaatgatGAGCAGAAAATTGatggtgtatttttatttgactaaaATCACGTACTTTACTACCTACTAAAGTTACCGGATGGCATGTAAAAGCGGGTTGAGCTCGCAAATCCTTCACACCTCACTAATTTAACACACTTCATTAGATTTTTACACTCACCACCTTCTAACGTCTGGTAAAGCTGTATGCTTACAATCAATATTGAATTTTTGATATTCTTCGCatacatttttgaaattaaaacttgaTAAATTAAGTCGTGTACTCTGTAACCATCAGTTCCATTTAATTTATCAGAATCAAAACCGCTCTTTTCGCTTAAAACATTATGCATTGACCCAACCATCACGAACATCAAACGAACGCTCTACGATTTCATTATCATAAAGCGCAGTGACTTAACAACCACCCATGCACACATCCATTGTTAAATTGAACAAATCTCATTCTCCACATCCCGTCACGTTTTTGCTGTTGGCGCGTACAGtggaggaaactgaatcgtgtaccagggtagaaccttttcatagtcgatttcgctatgatttcgttggcagatgtatggaatgttaaTATGAATGCTACAGTTTTACCTTAATGTGTGGCAATTTCTCGCTGAAGAGACTTTTTATTCACTCGATGAATTCTTTGCAAAGGTTAGAGGTTTGAAATATTAAGACATTATGGTATGGtgatatattattttatctattgacatgaaattatataaattatacttattattagttagtgaaattattttaattgattagtATCAGTTATTGACATGAAATGAAATCTCATTACTGTAAGTTAAggactttattttaatttattgaatcattattattagttatgttGCATGCCTATGGAGGCGAAACAATGGActatattgtaataataacatcttacttacattgatttctagcaataaatgaattgaattgaaattaaaatgaaattagtagcacaaaagttccaccctagtatacgattcagtttctttgactgtacatggGAAAAATTAGCTATTGCCACGAATAACATTTCTATAATTGCGTAGGTAGTTTTAATTGTGATAGAATGATAccaactttttttaatactagctCTTCCAAAATACTGTATTTGGTTTCAGCAGCTTCTTAACTTTTACTTCTACTTATACTTTATCGAAAGAGACAAGACTACAGTTCTAATCGCTAAACTAAATTTTAGAAATTCTAAtgcaaactatttattttaagtaaatcgAAAAGTGGTAGAGAAGAAACGCCAAGACACCTTGGAATTATGTCGAATGTTCCACACTGAAAACCAAATGGATTCCTATGCTCCCTTGAAACATAGAAGAGTTAAGAGAGGTACTCCTTCTCCGCAAAATATAAACGATGATGAACGCGTGGAGAATATTGTCGACAAACTGTATGACGATGTGCGTGACGGTGGAGAAAAAGTCACGTACAGGCAGAAGGTTATACCAACTACAACCACAGCTAAGGTAAAAGTAATAACAGACCGAGCCGTTGAAATGTTGCTTTAGCTTCATCACCTTCCCTTTCATCTTAGCTATAGTTTTCTTCAGTCTAATATTAATCTTAAACACGGTGAACTCCGCAGACAGTAAAGGGTCATGGAAGGAGATTCAATTTTGCTCCTGCGTTTTTGGAAGGTCCCCTGGCAGAGCCATTGGAAGAGCCTAAAATTGATGGTAATGCGCCAATACCGTGGCACAAGCACTGGAAACATGGAATTATTCCATTTTTCATCGATTCCAAAACTTATggttagtatattttttaaagctgAATATTTAAATGATAGCACTAAATTATACTGtccaaatttaattactttacaTATAATAACAGCAAAGCGGTAACCAAATTAAGACaatgtttacaatacaatacaaatattctttattgatcaccaaaagcagaacagagacattacaaaaatagaaaaattcaggtagacaataggcggtcttatcgctaaaaagcgatctcttccagacaaccaatttatgataaattaataaatatgaacagactaatgtagggcagagataacagacaggagaaacgtagaattaatagacaataaatattaaaaacaatacaaaaatataatataaattacgcAGCTTCTAAGGGTTTTGTACGGCTTAGATACACTTAAATTACATTTAGGATGATTTAGTTACGTCACTGTTCTAggtaaatgatttatttgtagcTTTAAGTAAGTCAGTAATTCCCAATGCTCGTCCATCAGCAATCTCATTATTTATGTAACGACTATTGTTacattgataataatatatacgaTACGGTATATCCATATTCCGCAATAGATTTGGTACATTAAGTATTAAGTAGTGAGTAACGTCctgacatattttattttttaattagattCAACTTTGGCTGAACAAATAACCGATGCATTTGACCACTTCGAGCGCAGAACCTGTATCCGACTAGAAAGACTTAGGGAAAGGCCGACTGATAAGGAATCCCTGCAAAAGGTCGAATGGCTGTACATCACGAATCCCAGTGGAACTAGACAGTGCGTGCATAGTAATGCGTACAAACCGAATATTGGAGTTCAGGTATGATACGAGTAGGTAAATTGATTTTGATCAGTTGCTTCATAATAAGGTCTCTCTTACCACTTTGGtaacaatacatataataaattcaCTTATTCTTATGGTCATCGACATTTAGCTAAATGGTAGTCTTTTTTTCACTGTTGCTGCAACTGTAATATTGCAGCAGGAGTAGATACAACCTAGAGAAGAAACTGTGTACTTACAATACAAAGTCGGacttaaatatatgtatgtcgAAATTGAACTTTAATCGAAACGTATATATAATACCAAACTATGAATTGAACTTTGATgctttatttgtaattttggaCTCCTATTGTTCCAGATGGTAGTATTTGGTTACGACTGCATGTCATTAGGTGAAATCCTGCACGAAGTGATGCACATCTTGGGATTCTCCCACGAGCATGTTCGCGAGGACCGGGATCATTACATCAGTGTTATGTGGGACAACATCAAACCAGGCAAGTATCGAAAAGTTTGCTCAATTCGATGTTATGAGAAATGGAGCATGCAGTGGCACCTAAATCGTCACTTACAGCTTGTTTTCATATCATGTGCATTCTAAATCTAATCGGgactattttgttttttttttcaattcaaggatacaagaaatattttgaaatacagCATGGGCTTTTGAGTCTCCCCTACGATTATGAAAGCGTCCTCCATTACCCTCCAAGAGCATTTTCGAAAAACGGAAAGTTCACTTTAATGGCCGAGGTATTTGGaacataaatatttcatattcaAAGCATTACAAGTCTGTAAAACTGtttataaagataaaaaatgcCTTTTAACGTTTTAGCCTGGAGTAAAATTTGGTCAACGCGAAAGACTAAGTCAAATAGACGTGGAAAAAGTATCCATGATTTTCGGAAATGAATGCATGAATCGGAATAAAGAGTATTTACTGAACACTTGCCCGACAGCTATCTCGACGGATAAACCGAAGAAGAACGTAACACAAAACGACATTAATGACTATTTCAAGGATAGATTGTGGCCATTTGGAATCATCAACTATAAGTTAAAAGACAAAATGGAGTTCTGTtagttactattttatttagtaatgcGCTATCTAAGTTGTTCAAAATTGTAACAGTTTTGTGATTTCAGCTattgaagaaaaagaaaatattgatGCTGTAATAAAACATATAGAGAAAGAAACGTGCATAGAATTCAGAGATTTAACGGCAGATGACGAAGATGACAACCCTGCAACTAACGGTGGTTCTGATGAAAATTCGGTAACCCATAAACTGTCTACAGCTGACGTGGAATCAAACACCGAAAATATTTCTGACAACAATATCGAAACTACACCTGAAAGCGTTTTAGAGAACGGCGTAGAATCAGCCACCGAAGTTGTTCCTACTGATGTTAATACAAAAGacgaaaatgaaatgaaagaagATGAACCAAATGATAgcgaaaataaaatagaatcagATAACGTTGATAAATTGAAAGAAGAAAGCAGTAAGGAAGACGAGAACGGAATAATCGTCGATCACATGAAGCAACCTGTGGCCTCACGTTCAAATTTTGGAACAATCATAAATAATAGAGATTTAAATGATGAAGCTCGAAGGGCCAACAAAGAAATAACCAAAAGAgcgtcatttaaaataaaaataccccAAAGGAAAAGCGCAAATGTTacaaataaattgaatgaaaaactGAAAAAGAAACCACTAAGCAAGTTCTTTGTAGCAATTGGAATCGTTCTTTTATATAAACTGCTAAGTTTactaacaatttattatttccaGACGCACAACCACCTCGAGTTAAGCGAGTACGTAGGGCTGCGGTGCCACTTTCGCCCTCGCGTCGCCATGCTGAAGACATCTTAGTGTTAACGCGGTCACCTGAACCAGGATGTCCCTGCCCCACTCCTGGCCGCCCAAACGGGGATAAGGTAAAAGTAATAGTTACgacgatattatttatttatttatttatttattaggaacagttacaaattacaaacaGATACTATTGTAATTGACACATTTATACTACACAATCAAAGTTTGTAACTTAACTACAACTGTCCACAACAATCATAATGTGGCTAAAGGAGCATGCAAGATGAAATGAGTTTAAAACTACATTATTGctaaaataaactaactagGTATCTAAAACTAATGTCACAGTGGATTTGAATGTTTTTATTGACATTGAAAATATGTCACATTCTGAACATATCATATTATATTCGTATGTATTGCTAAAgctacctcgacgtttcgaccacattgcagcagCCCAAATCACAAGTAGATTGAAATCTGGATAGTGCACTAGATATCGATTCTTTTGGATTGGTTTCAAACACAACCAAAAACAGGTGTTATCGCTGGAAATTATTAGAAATCTGGCTCTGTtattttgaaaaggttccaaaaACTGAATCCACAAAAACCCGGCCACCGGTGCGAGTCAAACTGGGAAATCAAGAGTTCCGTAGTTTGTAGATGTCTATGTATGTAAAATACATCCAGTGTCAGCAAAGCCCTGGACTTAAGCAAATTGTACGCATTGTGAGATCATTTTAGCTTGGTCCCTAACATGAAAAATAGCCGGATATCCACTGGACAACAAAAGCATTTTTGCCCCAGCTGAAATGGAGACGATTGGGCTCGATCGATTAGTCATTAAGGTTACATAATACGAGGTTGTCAACATAATAATACTTGGCTTAAGTTAGGTCTAGATGAAGCCAGCGCTGGGTTATCATGAAAAATCATTTATACAAGGCCAATAACAAGCCTGCAAGCGAGCAAGCAGTTTATCTTACAGCCAGCGTACTTATAAACAGTTTTTCAAAACAAGTCAGCGCTGGCTTCTAACACTGGCGAGAATAGAGCGCCGACCTATTTTTCATACCAGTGACTTGTCTACGAACTAGCGCTAGCGTTACTGGTTTCGTCTAACCTTTGCTTTAATCCCTTGCAGGTGCTAGTTATAAATTCCGACTGCTTCAACTCCGTAAACGACCTACTACACTTATTCGTTCACGTGCTAGGCCTCGACCATCAGCATAACATGTACGACCGCGACGCTTATCTCGCCATCAACTGGACTCTGGCTTCTGATGGTAAATACTACTTTTTCTCCACTTCTTCATAACGATGTTCTGGAGACGTGAGCGTGACTAAGGGTATATTCACATTTTTGGATCCCTGAAAATTACTGTAGTATTACTAATTTTTTAACCTACATCTCGTACGACAACAAAATTAGAACTCTAATGTCACTTTCCCAGCACTTTGCTGTGGTTTTCtattgtttatatatttatagtgCTATCGCTTGTGCATTCCAAGAAAAGTAGGTTTTTTTCCGGTGCCTTTTTTCAACCTGTGGAACCCCTAGGAAGTTGAAGAACTCCGCCTCCGTAACggcggaacttccgcagtaaATCCTACTTCCACCTCCGCATCCAGCTCTTCCTTCTAGACTAAGCTCTTCACCTCTACATCTACTTCCACCTCCGCTAAGATGacctccgttacaaccctaaaTTTGTAGCAATTAAGGGAtcgacaaatattttttaggccGCAAGGGATTTCGCCGTTAAAAAGGTCGAAAAACACTGGCCTTTTACTTGAATCGGTGCTTGgtagttttaaataaacatttatttatttataaaacttcAGAGCTCAAGCAGGAAATGACCAATCTGCTCCCTCCGGCCGCCTCCGTCGGCTTCACTTACGACTACCAGAGCGTCATGCACTACCCCTGGTTGCAGATTAAAAACGGCATCACCAACGTCATGTACCCCATATGGGTAAGACAGATCGTAAATGTTCGCTACATCTTAACCCCGATTGACCGAGATCACCTATTAGTCGAACTTATACATGTATATTTATGAATATCTTTAATGGTTAGCGTAAATCGGTCATGATGCAGTGTAACTGACATTTTGTGTTCGTGAACTAGaatcaattaggtaggtatagtcgCTCAAGAAATTCCTTTACTTTATTTGTAGCGGTTGTATCATTAGCTTGAAAAGGAAACTAAGTATGTTTAATGCAGTTACTTACATTAAAGAAGTCCACTAGTTAATTACATGTATAATTTTAGGGGTCCGTAAACGAAGGGAGACAAGTTACgaacggaaccctattggtATCGCTTCGCTGTCCGTTTATCTGTCACAGGGCTGCATCACAAAAACCGTAACAAGTCAACACTAAAGACAGCTGAAATGTACACCTACCTAATCATTTGTATTTCTtttgccgctacaacaacaaataggtacggtgtagtgaaaattaaattaaattaagggcGGGCCACTCCCCATATaagaaatgtattatttttaaatcttatttacTAAGATACTTGCACATTTAGAAAAAATCTTGCTTTAGTTTAGTCCAAACGCTGTTATGTTCTTTTTGTGCCAGCCGTTTTTTTAACGTTTCTAGAACGACGGCTGGGCTATGGGACACTGGCAAGGCCTGAGTACAGCAGACGTGCAAAAACTGAACCTGCTTTACTTCGATCAGTGTCAATTGAGGAAGAAACACATCGCGAGAACGTACCAAAAACATTAAAGAGGAATTTGAAAGAAATacgtagttttatttatttttagtcatgGTCACCTTATTTTGTTTAACCGTGGTAGACCTTACAGCCTTTAAAGCAGACGATCTtggggttcaaacccggctcacacagtaggtactttttagggttccggagccaaaatggcaaaaacggaacccttatagtttcgtctagtccgtctgtctgtctgtatgtccgtccgtccgtatgtcacaggcattttactcgaaaactacaagatgcaagtatatcaatgaaatttagagcacagatgtcttgtaaaaggcgctatttagttttgtagttaaattacaaaaataaatatttatagggggggggcactccatacacgtaacagaaaaagaaaaaaattttttaactcgcatcaacgtgtggcacgtagttcgacagctcttttgaaaatatattaaggtttctcaaaaaattttttgattaagtgaagatttccggaaacaatcgctcccaaagtagcaaaaa
The sequence above is a segment of the Choristoneura fumiferana chromosome 9, NRCan_CFum_1, whole genome shotgun sequence genome. Coding sequences within it:
- the LOC141431076 gene encoding uncharacterized protein, which encodes MLAFYRAVIFVQFLDLLNDAHCSIPTLSVNKINRKVVEKKRQDTLELCRMFHTENQMDSYAPLKHRRVKRGTPSPQNINDDERVENIVDKLYDDVRDGGEKVTYRQKVIPTTTTAKTVKGHGRRFNFAPAFLEGPLAEPLEEPKIDGNAPIPWHKHWKHGIIPFFIDSKTYDSTLAEQITDAFDHFERRTCIRLERLRERPTDKESLQKVEWLYITNPSGTRQCVHSNAYKPNIGVQMVVFGYDCMSLGEILHEVMHILGFSHEHVREDRDHYISVMWDNIKPGYKKYFEIQHGLLSLPYDYESVLHYPPRAFSKNGKFTLMAEPGVKFGQRERLSQIDVEKVSMIFGNECMNRNKEYLLNTCPTAISTDKPKKNVTQNDINDYFKDRLWPFGIINYKLKDKMEFSIEEKENIDAVIKHIEKETCIEFRDLTADDEDDNPATNGGSDENSVTHKLSTADVESNTENISDNNIETTPESVLENGVESATEVVPTDVNTKDENEMKEDEPNDSENKIESDNVDKLKEESSKEDENGIIVDHMKQPVASRSNFGTIINNRDLNDEARRANKEITKRASFKIKIPQRKSANVTNKLNEKLKKKPLNAQPPRVKRVRRAAVPLSPSRRHAEDILVLTRSPEPGCPCPTPGRPNGDKVLVINSDCFNSVNDLLHLFVHVLGLDHQHNMYDRDAYLAINWTLASDELKQEMTNLLPPAASVGFTYDYQSVMHYPWLQIKNGITNVMYPIWNDGWAMGHWQGLSTADVQKLNLLYFDQCQLRKKHIARTYQKH